The region GCATCTCCGGCGACAAGGCCTTCTTCTTCGGGTGCGGGTTCTACGGCGCGCAGGACACGCTGTGCGACGACGCCGGCCGGCACTACTTCCGCGACTGCTACATCGAGGGCTCCATCGACTTCATCTTCGGCAACGGACGCTCCCTCTACAAGGTACGTACTGCACGCTGCGTGCACCACATATGCCGCCCACCGTGGCACACACATACATTACATATGTGTGTTGCGTTGAATATATGTATACGTGCTTAGCTCATGCTGAAAACACGTTTGAGCAGGACTGCGAGCTGCACTCGACGGCGCGGCGGTTCGGATCGGTGGCGGCGCACGGGCGGCAGGGGCCCTGCGAACGCACCGGCTTCGCGTTCGTCAACTGCCGGGTGACCGGCACGGGGATGCTCTACGCGGGGCGAGCCATGGGGCAGTACTCGCGCATCGTCTACGCCTACACCTACTTCGACAACGTCATAGCGCCCAGCGGATGGGACGACTGGGACCACAACAGCAACAAGAGCATGTAACTACTACACCACTAGTACTCTACTGCATACATATTCAGACACACACAGCATGAATAAAATAAATTGAGCAAAACTAACCTGCACTTGTTACCATAATACAGGACGGCGTTCTTCGGGATGTATAAGAACTGGGGGCCCGGTGCCGACGCCGTGCACGGCGTGCCGTGGGCGCGGGAGCTCGACTACTTCACCGCCCGCCCGTTCCTGGGCAAGAGCTTCGTTAACGGATTCCACTGGCTCACACCAGATGTCTGAACTACCAGACAGTTTCCAGCACCACAGATTCAGCAGACAAGAAACATTCGT is a window of Triticum dicoccoides isolate Atlit2015 ecotype Zavitan chromosome 2B, WEW_v2.0, whole genome shotgun sequence DNA encoding:
- the LOC119365288 gene encoding probable pectinesterase 68; the protein is MARPLLAALVLAATLASLVPPLASEATTCESARRGHHQYRQPVGVRRMVVDATGAGDFLSIQQAVDSVPVNNSVRVIMQINAGTYIEKVVVPASKPYITLEGAGRDVTVVEWHDKASDRGPDGQQLRTYNTASVTVLSNYFTAKNISFKNTAPAPMPGMQGGQAVAFRISGDKAFFFGCGFYGAQDTLCDDAGRHYFRDCYIEGSIDFIFGNGRSLYKDCELHSTARRFGSVAAHGRQGPCERTGFAFVNCRVTGTGMLYAGRAMGQYSRIVYAYTYFDNVIAPSGWDDWDHNSNKSMTAFFGMYKNWGPGADAVHGVPWARELDYFTARPFLGKSFVNGFHWLTPDV